In Asterias rubens chromosome 2, eAstRub1.3, whole genome shotgun sequence, the sequence ATCTCTTACGTAACTATGCAAAAGTTTGCCCCCAATCATGTGAcgtgtagcaactgtctcgatagtctgaggaattcaaatgtaagcggtaacttgtgatcaagcacatcattgtaccagacattagtcaaatctaacatgcaaatggcttatttgtATTAAGAtcctcagggcccaatttcatagagctgcttttagaagcagaaaaatattgcttagaaaTTTCCTGCtttttagcagaaatgagcaggataccggtGACAACTTGAACACAATACAttgcagtttggctggtaaccttattccggtaagcaAAATTACCTTAGCtgctttttatgcttaagcagctttatgaaattgggccctggatgttACTGTAGTATTTATTTTAGTGTGAAAGGCCTCCTGGGCTAGAGGTAACTACAATAACCCATAGTGTTTGCACAACATTGTTTTTAGATTGACACACTCATTGGGACAGATGAGTCAGCATGGCCAGTTTACAAATACAAGACcttggctcgatttcacaaagcaataacatccatcgtaagacaaattgtcagtatcaccgtagtgatttgcattgtgacatcacactttactaagcaactatgactgatttgcagttgcaatcaattttagctctttgtgaaatcggcccctggctCATGTGTCACAATGGCCTTTACTTCTGGTGATTATACTCAAATTAAGGTGATCCAAAATCCATGGTCCATTGGAATTTCCAGGTCAGTCAGCagacaaaacaacaaccaatattccgcaaaaaataaaacatcctgTGGTGACATCTCCAAGATGCATTCACAAACTTCAAGACATCCACGCAGAGTCCCAAGAATTTGTGATGATGGTAGCCAAAATCCAAGCGACTTTGtcctttttacaaaaatgttcttTTGACGCTACCGTTTCTCACCGACGCTTGTATCCATGGAGCTGTCTAGTGTGGTATCCATTTGAATTTCAAGCCCTTTGTCATCCTCTGTGgaaaaagtgaacaaaatatataaatctttaggaggggctccaaggtcatATTCAGTTTAACGATGCACACATTTGTCTCAGTCCTTACAGGCCTGTGcacttcgtttttaaaagggcaagggcaccgaggctttttttttaagtaaaggGCAACCTTTGAGctaattgtaaatttctactgcacagcatttcaagggcatcgaGGCAGtgaccaggaggcatggaggcGATCGCCTTTGTTTCCTCCTATCAGTATCAGGCCTATCCTTAATGTATTATAAATGTTGGGGGAAAATTATAAGTCTCTCACCTCACattaaaacagtgtaaaatgTAATTGTACTTGATAGGCCGACCATTTCTTTGAGAGCAAATACATGAAGCAATATCTGTCAAACATAACACAATGATATTGAGGAACAACGGTGGAAACCTATCCAATCTTGTTAATGTATTAGCTGCCTTTGTATATACAAAACGACTAGGGTGTTTCACTCATATCACatccgcaatagaatttgactgcataTCTCTCTCCTCgcaagtacccatttataccccagggtgaagagaagcaattatagtaaagtgtcttgctcaaggacacaagtgtcacgaccgggattcgaacccacactctggtgactgagcaccagaacttgaattcaatgctcttaaacactcggccatgacactcttgATGTCTTTGTTAcattgatttttctttgttgCACCCCTAAAAGAGAACTGAAAACTTGTCAACTCACCGTCTAGAATTCTCTGTAATTCTTGGATAGAACTGATGAGAACGtggaactgttttttttctgtcctcGAGCTGGgaatataaatataatttataacAAAGTTACAAAATCGCTTCACATACATGTCAGATGGTGGCACCTAAAATGTCAATCCACATTTTCCCCAGCTTAATGATGCTGATCTTGAGaattaaaggcagcggacactattggtaattgacaaagaccagtcttctcacttggtgtatctcatcatttgcgtaaaaaaacaaacctgtgaaaatttgaactcaattgggcgtcaaagttgcgagataataatgaaagaaaaaacacccttgtcacacgaagttatgtgcgtttagatggttgatttcgagacctcaaattctaaacttgaggtctcgaaatcaaattcgtggaaatctacttctttcttgaaaactacgtcacttcagagggagccgtttctcacaatgttttatactatcaacctctccccgttactcgttaccaagtgaagttttatgctaatcattattttgagtaattaccaatagtgtccactgcctttaagaggtatAGTAAAACAACCACATAATAAACTCAGTGGACACTTGATTGCTTTTTTCCCACAATTGTTATGTATGCTGTGTTGTCACATACATAATACATACAACTCATGAAAGTTATATAAAATGTCATAGTCCTGTTTTGACTTTTTATAGCATACAGTTAAACATCTCTCAGTTCATGTGTTTCCACTTGATTGCTTTTGTTACCACAATATAACTGTGGGCAActcaaagaagaagaagaatataaGAAAAGATTCTGCCATGGTCAAAATGTCAGAAGCCGTTGACCAGTTTGGGTAAACAGAAATAATATAATtggtgagctttcagattgaaactatCAATAATCTGTGGGGCTTTTTCTCAGCTACCAtccacctccccccccctcaaaatgaatgttttagaaagaggtaaaatttgtgagctttcagattgaatttACAGAGAATCTGTTGAATTTTTCTTCTAAGCTACGACTCCCGTTCATCGTTTTTAATTTACCAACAATTTTCTtctaaaaattaatgttttagaAAGAGGGGAAAAACCTTATAACACATGCagcagagtccagctttctccagaagacgatcagagcatactgatcgaatcgttgagttgaaaccaacggttcttttcaaaaccaccccaactcatttagagatagccattacatggtgttaccgcaaaccttttcataTCTTATAACACTCCTTACCTTCTGCTGCAGAGACTGCTTACTGTTACAGGGTGGATCTTTATCCAGATCTTCTAGTTTCCTGCATTAGTCAGATAAAAGTATAAACACTTTGTTaaagaacaatttttttcttttaattgggTTGTCAAAGTTCTGAGTGTCATGCTCTGATACTGTCAGAGTGTGGGCTTGGTTTCCAGTCATGGCTTCTGTGACCATCATCGCCTGGTCATGGCTACAATTGTTTGAAGGGCTAACCTACAAGTTCATAAGGTGTTGACTTATATCCTtttttcaggctattttatCAAACATTTTCAGATTTGTCTAAGGGCACAACAATTGCAGTCAGactaaaagggaaggtacacgtttggtaattgtcaaagaccagtcttctcacttggtgtatcccatcataaccataaaataacaagcctgtgaaaatttaggctcaattggtcatcgaagttgcaagaaaattatgagaaaaaaacacccttgttggacgaaattgtaatcagataagaataaaagacttctagctagaagtcttttattatttttagtgagaaattacctctttctcaaaaactatgttacttcagagggagtcgtttcccacaatgttttatactatcaacagctctccaatgcttgttaccaagtcagttttaaagttaatatttgttttgagtaattatcaaacgtgtaccttctctttaaagggtctatgtactttttccgaacacaaaacacaatgtgcacagatttacacagtttgaagattatgattataaaaagcttcccttgaaattttacttactgaggtgctgtagtttttgagaaatgagtaaaacaaataagtttcgtctcagttttagcatgtaaaaaggtATTAACCCGCTATGCTATGGTTTAGGTATCATATCATATCctaaacgaaaattatttcgtgacttgttttaatcatttctcaaaaactacacaaccttagttagtaataattGAAGTGAAGCTtttcactatcattatcttcaacccctgtaagtttaatacaaatctgtggacattttgaaaaagtaaccGAAAagtaacagaaggtaatggtgaaagacttctcttgaaatattgttccatgaaatgctttactttttgagaaaacattaaaacaatatcaattctccatatcgagaactacggatttattttaaacacatgtcatggcatggcgaaacgtgcggaaacaagggtaggtttcccgttattttctcccgactccgatgaccgattgagcctaaattttcacaggtttgttattttatatataagttgtgatacacgaagtgtgggccttggacaatactaattaccgaaagtgtccaatggctttaaaggcagtggacactattggtaataactcaaaataattattggcataaaacctttcttggtgacaagtattgggaagcggttgatagtataaaacattctgagaaacggctccctctaaagtgccatagttttcgagaaagaagtaattttccacaaatttgattttgagacctcagatttagaacttgaggtctcgaaatcaaccatctaagcgcacacaacttcgtgtgtgacaaaggcgtttttttctttcattattatctccagcttcaatgaccgattgagctaaaattaacacaggttagttattttatgcatatgttgaaatataccaactgtgaaggcaagtctttgacaattaccaatagtgtccactgcccttaagtaggaagaatatcatgcatgGCTATGTGAGTTAATCTTTTCTTGTCTGTACTTTACTTACTTCATTGTTTCTTGCCTGTCCGGTTGGGTCTTAATCACTTTAGCTAGGGCGTCGTACTCTTGTCTGTTCTTACGGACTCTCTTGGCCTCCTGTACTTTCTGTTTGCAAGCTGTTATCTTAGTATGTGCCTCTTGAATACTCAACTCTGCGggcataaacaaaaaatcttaaatgaaatttataatttcatttcaacttAAGTCATTTAACattcatctaaaaaaaaaaaaaaaaaaaaagagcctcccctatacccacagtgcagctcagccataccacccatctacaggaattaaagcctcccctatacccacagtgcaactcggccctaccacccatccccaggaataagagcctcccctacacccacagagcagctcggccataccaaccatccccaggaaataGAGCCTctcctatacccacagtgcagctcagccctaccacccatccccaggaattagagcctcccctatacccacagtgcagctcagccctaccacccatccccaggaattagagcctcccctttaccccacagtgcagctcagccctaccacccatccccaggaattagagcctcccctatacccacagtgcacctcagccctaccacccatccccaggaattagagcctccccaatACCCACAGAAAGTTAGAAAGTTGATTacatcagtctcctgacgatgactagagcaagctattcgaaacgttgagaccaattcagaactgactctgcggcagtacagttaattacgatcccataagctaaagtagtcgtccagtctaatttctataccatccaccctggtaatagttaaaaggaggttcttttcagaactgagaagtctctggAACCCCcaattatctactccacggcagtagaataaagcaagacaattctctaagaacaaactctacctggcaagtagatacacacatggtgttaccgcaaaccaaatatacatagaTTACATCAGCACTCCTAAAAGGGCAtgggcaacaaggcattttctccttggtaaagcgCACCCTATGACTCATGAggaaatttttaatttgtaaatttctaccggagcaccaaggcattaggcaatgaccaggggcatggagacaagaggcaattgcctttgttgcctccattgAGCTTTAGTATGTAAGCCTAGTAACCTTATTTGCGACGTGCCATGGTCCAGCGGATACGAATAACGGactcaagctatggtgtttctgatcagcagagtttatCCAAGGGAAATCATTCGCTGGTACATAATTCTACATTAGTTTGTTTCTATCAAATTGATTTGGTAGCCTACCTCTCTTCCTCTGAGGAGTTACTATTACACCATTTGATGAACATCTTGAGGAGGGTGTTGATTCGACGATCATCTCCGCCACTCTCTCCTTCAATTAAAAGCTGTCTACGTATCACTTCATCTGCATCACAAACAATCAAAGTATGAAAGAGTCTTTATCTAATATTCAACAATTATTCTTTaaagacacctttggtaattgtcaaagacctgtcttctcacttggtgtatctcaacatatgcaacaaatatAAATTGGCCGTCAAattttgcgagataataatggaagaaaaaatacctttgtcacaggaagttatgtgctttcaaatCAAATGCTTGATTCggacaaaatcaaatttttaggtctcgaaatcaaattcaaatattttagtggaaaataacttctttctcaaaaattatgttacgagggagccgtttgtttctcacaaagttttatattatcaacagctctccattgatcgttattACAGTGATAACTATTTAGTTCCTCAtgcaaaaaaagttacaagtaTAAGGTCAAACAGTATTTAttatagatacatgtacattcaagtATTTTGTTTAAGCCATTAAACCTACATATgaattcctattttttttttcatcttattCCTTTCTAGTTCATGATTGAAGATAGGTTCATTGcgagttgcgataatgtaacccacCCAGGTGCGGAtccaaggccccc encodes:
- the LOC117307394 gene encoding THO complex subunit 7 homolog → MADDEVIRRQLLIEGESGGDDRRINTLLKMFIKWCNSNSSEEERSADVIYVYLVCELSIQEAHTKITACKQKVQEAKRVRKNRQEYDALAKVIKTQPDRQETMKKLEDLDKDPPCNSKQSLQQKLEDRKKTVPRSHQFYPRITENSRRG